A single genomic interval of Lynx canadensis isolate LIC74 chromosome A2, mLynCan4.pri.v2, whole genome shotgun sequence harbors:
- the ZMIZ2 gene encoding LOW QUALITY PROTEIN: zinc finger MIZ domain-containing protein 2 (The sequence of the model RefSeq protein was modified relative to this genomic sequence to represent the inferred CDS: inserted 2 bases in 2 codons; deleted 1 base in 1 codon) — MNPMHPVKPALPPTPHGDGPFAYEPVPWQQSATQPAGSLSVVTTVWGVGNAAQSQVLGNPMGPAGSPPGSSVMPGVAGGGPALNSAQCLGQQAFGEGAANKGFVQQGVYGRGGYPGGPGFTAGYAGGPGGPGGLGLPSHATRPSTDFTQAAAAAAVAAAAATATATATATVAALQEKQSQELSQYGAMGAGQXFNSQFLQHGGPRGPSVPGSMNPTSVGGLLGPSGMNPMGMNPTRAAGMAPLYAGQRLPQHGYPXPPQAQPLPRQGVKRAYSSEVYPGQQYLPGSQYGPSATQYTSGAGPPPAPSSYPGHRLPLQQGVGQSLSASGPAGLHYKPTEQFNGQGANFNGGSISYSQPGLSGPTRSIPGYPSSPLPGSPTPPMTPGSSVPYMSTSQEVKSPFLPDLKPSVSSLHPSPPSSGPGDELRLTFPVRDGVVLEPFRLQHNLAVSNHAFQLRDSVYKTLMLRPDLELQFKCYHHEDRQTTPLAASVQVSVNATPLTIERGDNKTSHKPLYLKHVWQPGRNTIQITVTACCCSHLFVLQLVHRPSVRSVLQGLLRKRLLPAEHCITKIKRNFSSGTVPGTPGPNGEDGVEQTAIKVSLRCPITFRRIQLPARGHDCRHIQCFDLESYLQLNCERGTWRCPVCNKTALLEGLQVDQYVLGVLVHIQNSDYEEITIDPTCSWKPVPVKPDVHVKEEPDGPVLKRCRTVSPAHMLMPSVMEMIAALGPAAAPFAPLQPPSAPAPAPGDYPGQGSSFLGPGTFPESFPPATPSTPALPEFTPGPPPSSYQSDIPSSLLTPEKSVPCLPGQMPPAGHLDPAHNPGAPGLLAPSLGGAPGPQLHHPNPPPASRQPLGPVSSGPIGELAFSTATGVMGPPMFWGGGGRPRNQPGRDLLPELTNPEELLSYLGPPDLPTNSNDDLLSLFENN, encoded by the exons ATGAACCCCATGCACCCCGTAAAAcccgccctgccccccacaccGCACGG TGATGGTCCATTTGCTTATGAGCCGGTGCCTTGGCAGCAGAGCGCCACTCAGCCAGCAGGGTCGCTGTCTGTCGTCACGACCGTGTGGGGCGTCGGCAACGCGGCACAGAGTCAG GTTTTGGGGAACCCCATGGGCCCTGCAGGGAGCCCCCCCGGCAGCTCTGTAATGCCTGGTGTGGCAGGTGGTGGCCCTGCCCTGAACTCTGCACAGTGCCTCGGACAGCAGGCGTTTGGCGAGGGCGCTGCCAACAAGGGCTTCGTGCAGCAAGGAGTGTATGGCCGCGGGGGCTACCCAGGGGGCCCTGGCTTCACGGCTGG GTATGCGGGCGGCCCGGGGGGGCCAGGGGGCCTGGGTCTGCCCTCACATGCCACACGACCCTCCACCGATTTTACTCAGGCGGCAGCAGCAGCTGCAGTGGCTGCTGCTGCGGCCACCGCCACGGCCACCGCCACGGCCACCGTGGCTGCCCTCCAGGAGAAGCAGAGCCAGGAGCTGAGCCAGTACGGAGCG aTGGGGGCCGGGC GCTTTAACAGCCAGTTCCTGCAGCACGGAGGTCCCCGGGGGCCCAGTGTCCCTGGCAGCATGAACCCCACCAGCGTGGGAGGGCTGCTGGGCCCCTCTGGCATGAACCCCATGGGCATGAACCCCACCCGGGCAGCAGGCATGGCACCCCTCTATGCAGGGCAGCGCCTGCCCCAGCACGGGTACC GGCCTCCCCAGGCCCAGCCACTGCCCCGACAGGGGGTCAAGAGAGCCTACTCCAGCGAG GTTTATCCAGGACAGCAGTACCTGCCAGGAAGCCAGTACGGACCCAGTGCCACCCAGTACACGTCCGGTGCCGGGCCACCCCCTGCCCCGTCCTCCTACCCTGGGCACCGGCTGCCCCTTCAGCAGGGTGTGGGCCAGTCCCTGTCCGCCTCTGGCCCAGCAGGACTGCACTACAAG CCCACAGAGCAGTTCAACGGGCAGGGTGCCAACTTCAACGGGGGAAGCATCAGCTACAGCCAGCCCGGCCTGAGTGGG CCCACCCGTTCCATCCCTGGCTACCCCAGCTCCCCACTGCCTGGGAGCCCCACGCCACCCATGACCCCCGGCAGCAGCGTCCCCTACATGTCCACCAGCCAGGAGGTCAAATCGCCTTTCCTGCCGGACCTCAAGCCCAGCGTGAGCTCCTTGCACCCATCACCCCCTA GCAGCGGCCCGGGTGACGAGCTGCGGCTGACCTTCCCGGTGCGGGACGGGGTAGTGCTGGAGCCCTTCCGCCTGCAGCACAACCTGGCTGTGAGCAACCACGCGTTCCAGCTCCGGGACTCTGTCTACAAGACCTTGATGCTGAG GCCAGACCTGGAGCTGCAGTTCAAGTGCTATCACCATGAGGACCGGCAGACCACACCACTGGCCGCGTCGGTGCAGGTCAGCGTCAACGCCACCCCGCTCACCATCGAGCGCGGCGACAACAAGACTTCCCACAAGCCGCTGTACCTGAAGCACGTGTGG CAGCCGGGCCGCAACACCATCCAGATCACAGTCACAGCCTGCTGCTGC TCCCACCTGTTCGTGCTGCAGCTGGTGCACCGGCCGTCCGTCCGCTCGGTGCTGCAGGGCCTCCTCAGGAAGCGCCTCCTGCCCGCGGAGCACTGTATCACCAAGA TAAAACGCAACTTCAGCAGCGGCACCGTCCCCGGCACCCCTGGGCCCAACGGTGAGGACGGGGTGGAGCAGACAGCCATCAAGGTGTccctcaggtgccccatcacatTCCGCAGGATCCAGCTCCCCGCCCGAGGCCATGACTGTCGCCACATACAG TGTTTCGACCTGGAGTCCTACCTGCAGCTCAACTGTGAGCGGGGGACCTGGCGGTGCCCTGTGTGCAA CAAGACAGCGCTGCTGGAGGGCCTGCAGGTGGACCAGTATGTGCTGGGCGTCCTCGTTCACATTCAGAA TTCTGACTACGAGGAGATCACCATCGACCCCACGTGCAGCTGGAAGCCGGTGCCCGTAAAGCCCGACGTTCACGTCAAGGAAGAGCCGGATGGGCCAGTGCTGAAGCGCTGTCGCACCGTGAGCCCCGCACACATGCTCATGCCCAGCGTGATGGAGATGATAGCAGCCCtgggccccgccgccgcccccttcgcccccctgcagcccccctcggccccggccccagcccctggtgacTACCCCGGCCAGG GTTCCAGCTTCCTGGGACCCGGGACCTTCCCTGAGTCCTTCCCGCCTGCCACGCCCAGCACCCCGGCCCTTCCTGAGTTCACCCCAGGGCCACCCCCCAGCTCCTACCAGTCCGACATTCCTAGCAGCCTCCTGACACCTGAGAAGTCTGttccctgcctcccaggccaG aTGCCGCCAGCGGGTCACCTGGACCCTGCACACAACCCAGGGGCTCCAGGGCTGCTCGCCCCCAGCCTTGGAGGTGCCCCAGGGCCCCAGCTGCACCATCCAAACCCTCCCCCAGCATCCCGGCAGCCCCTGGGCCCAGTGAGCTCAGGCCCCATCGGCGAGTTGGCCTTCAGCACTGCCACAGGCGTGATGGGGCCCCCCAtgttctggggcgggggggggaggcccCGGAACCAGCCCGGACGTGA C CTGCTCCCAGAACTGACCAACCCCGAAGAACTGCTGTCCTACCTTGGCCCACCTGACCTCCCCACAAACAGCAATGAcgaccttctctctctcttcgaGAACAACTGA
- the PPIA gene encoding peptidyl-prolyl cis-trans isomerase A has protein sequence MVNPTVFFDIAVDGEPLGRVSFELFADQVPKTAENFRALSTGEKGFGYKGSCFHRIIPGFMCQGGDFTRHNGTGGKSIYGEKFDDENFILKHTGPGILSMANAGPNTNGSQFFICTTKTEWLDGKHVVFGKVKEGMNIVEAMERFGSRNGKTSKKITIADCGQI, from the exons ATGGTCAACCCCACCGTGTTCTTTGACATCGCCGTGGACGGCGAGCCCTTGGGCCGCGTCTCCTTCGAG CTGTTTGCAGACCAAGTTCCCAAGACAGCAG AGAATTTTCGTGCTCTCAGCACTGGGGAGAAAGGATTTGGTTACAAAGGTTCCTGCTTTCACAGGATTATCCCGGGATTTATGTGCCAG GGTGGTGACTTCACACGCCATAATGGCACTGGAGGCAAGTCCATCTACGGGGAGAAGTTTGACGACGAGAATTTCATCCTGAAGCACACAGGTCCTGGCATCCTGTCCATGGCGAACGCCGGACCCAACACGAACGGTTCCCAGTTTTTCATCTGCACCACCAAGACCGAGTG GTTGGATGGTAAGCACGTGGTGTTTGGCAAGGTGAAGGAAGGCATGAACATCGTGGAAGCCATGGAGCGCTTTGGGTCCCGGAACGGCAAGACCAGCAAGAAAATCACCATTGCTGACTGTGGACAAATCTAA